One window of the Montipora foliosa isolate CH-2021 chromosome 4, ASM3666993v2, whole genome shotgun sequence genome contains the following:
- the LOC137999333 gene encoding uncharacterized protein yields the protein MELSPSCKQPAKRSAGKSRGEASAKQLLFGETSAEVSKSDQQEFVEKADPSSIVNNADESSTPLRGSQHQDDEENNLGAIITGALNSKPADAMAEIIRTHCPRNSYKSLKEFTFGSIWNKMETNIPFMIQIMSAVSAKNSANISVDLPVKYGFIYSILMSERWHELSALKRVNTVLVLEGGCTKQLQERLSKLGVCLSHGRRDTLLKLLGGHFADKVVERVKSGRVFQGTGDNWDLKVLKGHMRKDIQNEDLHLFASNLIENRVNFSHLPNVHPKGVIANFPRDQFSLNVREWKVYLSSAKIIVGRIILEFFPKLKSLKSVIPRHIPHIYSNEMAQKSTIVNLPLLNANEAKYEDCVSILRAYERWIAEINHKAGILKEVPHTDNPEVPGAPAAPGQPNAHRQDTPDDPMREMKIVFAGDQLTRVQFAGAKDLLSGSHTPSDRFEHCSPFKPVMWHTKASLLQYSYSFLHKAESVSQVGTLKYFREKFNRRNATPSKILDCYEGSEELFLSVGRAYIVTAALSFFGMASTEEMHTKNTFPPHISAQSEENKTNYFEEVFGKFTDVYLLQKTTITDGEDYVKNYALCFIFLTILVLQLKDNTAAEADGERNLINQKLLLSVFKSMGAYSKYALEMFTSISQMECMLTPRLVEEVKWGFFVNWRGGPGNNMEDDLAQ from the exons ATGGAATTGTCGCCATCTTGTAAACAGCCTGCGAAACGTTCTGCTGGCAAAAGTAGAGGAGAGGCTTCAGCAAAACAACTTCTGTTCGGAGAAACATCGGCCGAGGTCAGCAAGTCTGATCAGCAAGAGTTCGTGGAAAAGGCTGACCCTTCTTCAATAGTTAACAATGCCGACGAATCATCAACACCATTGCGTGGTTCCCAACATCAGGACGATGAAGAAAACAACCTTGGAGCTATTATAACTGGAGCATTGAATTCAAAGCCAGCTGATGCTATGGCAGAAATCATTAGGACACATTGTCCAA GAAACAGCTACAAGAGTCTGAAGGAATTTACATTTGGTAGTATTTGGAATAAAATGGAAACGAATATTCCTTTCATGATCCAGATAATGAGTGCTGTTTCTGCAAAAAACTCTGCAAACATTAGTGTTGATTTACCTGTGAAATATGGTTTCATTTACTCAATCCTGATGAGCGAACGATGGCACGAACTTAGCGCCCTTAAGCGTGTCAATACAGTTTTGGTTCTAGAGGGTGGATGCACAAAGCAG CTTCAAGAGAGACTAAGCAAACTTGGTGTTTGCCTCTCACATGGAAGGCGGGACACCCTGTTGAAACTTTTGGGAGGACACTTTGCTGATAAAGTGGTTGAAAGAGTGAAGTCTGGTAGAGTTTTCCAGGGAACTGGTGATAACTGGGACTTAAAAGTGTTAAAAGGACATATGAGAAAGGACATTCAAAATGAAGATCTTCATTTATTTGCATCAAACCTCATTGAAAACAGGGTCAATTTTTCACACCTTCCAAATGTTCACCCTAAGGGGGTTATTGCAAATTTCCCCCGCGACCAGTTTTCGTTAAATGTCAGAGAGTGGAAAGTTTACCTGAGCAGTGCAAAGATAATTGTGGGAAGAATAATTCTTGAATTTTTCCCAAAATTGAAGTCGTTGAAGTCAGTTATCCCCAGGCACATCCCTCATATTTACAGTAATGAAATGGCGCAGAAATCCACCATTGTGAACTTACCACTGCTCAATGCCAATGAAGCTAAATATGAGGATTGTGTCAGTATTTTGAGAGCATATGAGAGGTGGATTGCTGAAATTAATCACAAGGCAGGGATACTCAAGGAAGTGCCACATACTGACAACCCTGAAGTGCCAGGGGCACCAGCAGCACCTGGACAACCCAATGCTCATAGGCAGGACACTCCTGATGATCCCATGAGGGAAATGAAGATTGTCTTTGCTGGTGACCAATTGACACGGGTGCAATTTGCTGGAGCAAAGGATTTGCTCTCCGGTTCCCACACTCCTTCAGACCGTTTTGAGCACTGCTCCCCATTCAAACCAGTCATGTGGCACACCAAAGCATCCTTGTTACAATATTCATATTCATTCCTGCACAAAGCTGAATCAGTCAGCCAAGTTGGAACTCTAAAGTATTTCAGAGAAAAATTCAATCGCCGAAATGCCACTCCATCAAAAATACTTGATTGCTATGAAGGTAGTGAAGAATTGTTCCTGAGTGTGGGGAGGGCATACATTGTTACTGCTGCACTCTCCTTTTTTGGAATGGCCAGCACTGAGGAGATGCACACCAAAAACACCTTTCCCCCACATATTTCTGCTCAATCAGAGGAAAACAAGACAAATTATTTTGAAGAAGTTTTTGGAAAATTCACTGATGTTTATCTCCTGCAAAAGACTACTATCACAGATGGGGAAGATTATGTAAAAAATTATGCCCTGTGTTTCATCTTTCTTACCATCCTCGTTTTGCAACTGAAAGACAACACTGCAGCAGAAGCAGATGGAGAAAGAAATCTAATCAATCAGAAATTACTTCTCTCTGTCTTCAAATCTATGGGGGCATACAGCAAATATGCCTTAGAAATGTTTACCAGTATTTCACAGATGGAGTGCATGCTAACTCCACGCCTTGTTGAAGAAGTTAAATGGGGTTTCTTTGTCAACTGGAGGGGTGGTCCTGGCAACAACATGGAAGATGACTTGGCACAATAA
- the LOC137999567 gene encoding uncharacterized protein: MSKPAKKQDGDKPAEKMMFWTERHDTILCREILIHNPFQNKKSSIQRGQVWKNIAERLVTVNEVRFKADLDQRAVRDRYNLLANKLRRKLKDEEKASGIETDMTELEAALEDLIEREDQSHAQYKENQEQNIKKKEDREVAEDMRAKSIERLGETQKRKGQDIQLSQMKKKKRGSAGDAVVFLRERTEAMAAARKEEISMQLQQQESESKRHQEFLELMQQQQQQQHQQMHSMQAMLLQQQQQQSQLMMALLSKLQDK, encoded by the exons ATGTCGAAACCTGCTAAAAAGCAAGACGGTGATAAACCGGC TGAAAAGATGATGTTTTGGACAGAAAGGCATGACACAATTCTATGTCGGGAAATTTTGATCCATAATCccttccagaacaaaaagagttcAATTCAAAGGGGGCAAGTTTGGAAAAACATTGCTGAACGACTTGTCACTGTCAACGAAGTTCGATTTAAGGCAGATCTGGACCAAAGAGCTGTCAGAGACCGCTACAACTTGCTGGCAAACAAGCTGCGAAGAAAGTTAAAAGACGAAGAGAAAGCATCTGGAATTGAGACAGATATGACAGAGTTAGAGGCTGCTCTGGAAGATCTCATCGAGAGGGAAGATCAATCACATGCACAATataaagaaaatcaagaacaaaatataaagaaaaaggAGGATCGTGAAGTTGCAGAAGATATGCGAGCAAAATCAATAGAGAGACTGGGGGAGacccaaaaaagaaaaggacaagACATCCAGCTGAGCcaaatgaagaagaagaagagagggTCTGCAGGTGACGCAGTGGTGTTTTTGAGAGAAAGGACAGAGGCAATGGCTGCTGCTCGTAAAGAGGAGATTTCAATGCAACTGCAGCAGCAAGAATCTGAAAGCAAAAGGCACCAGGAATTTTTGGAATTGatgcagcaacaacagcaacagcagcaTCAGCAAATGCATAGCATGCAAGCCATGCTGctgcaacaacagcagcagcaaaGTCAGTTGATGATGGCCCTTCTTTCCAAGTTACAGGACAAATGA